The following are encoded in a window of Phaseolus vulgaris cultivar G19833 chromosome 3, P. vulgaris v2.0, whole genome shotgun sequence genomic DNA:
- the LOC137808075 gene encoding probable pectinesterase 68: MGEYSRIVYAYTYFDNIVAHGGWDDWNTSYNNKTVFFGVYKCWGPGAAAIRGVPLAQELDFESAHPFLVKSFVNGRHWMAPSDA; encoded by the exons ATGGGCGAGTACTCTAGGATTGTCTATGCCTACACCTACTTCGACAACATAGTTGCACATGGTGGTTGGGATGATTGGAACACTTCTTACAATAACAA GACTGTGTTCTTTGGAGTGTACAAATGCTGGGGACCAGGTGCTGCTGCTATACGTGGAGTTCCATTAGCCCAAGAGCTAGATTTTGAATCTGCTCATCCATTCCTGGTCAAGAGTTTTGTTAATGGGAGACACTGGATGGCACCCTCTGATGCTTAG